One window of Treponema denticola genomic DNA carries:
- a CDS encoding ATP-dependent Clp protease adaptor ClpS, translating into MELKKQAQKGTIISEKFIEPENYRVILLNDDFTPMDFVVAVLISIFNKSQEEAETLMFKVHKTGQASVGIYVYDIAATKCFQVLTAAKNNNFPLQCKVEKL; encoded by the coding sequence ATGGAACTAAAAAAGCAAGCCCAAAAGGGGACTATTATATCTGAAAAATTTATAGAACCGGAAAATTATAGGGTCATTCTTCTTAATGATGACTTTACCCCAATGGATTTTGTTGTGGCCGTCCTTATTTCCATATTTAATAAGTCGCAGGAAGAGGCCGAAACTTTGATGTTTAAGGTTCATAAAACGGGACAAGCCTCTGTCGGTATCTATGTATATGACATAGCAGCAACAAAATGCTTTCAAGTATTAACGGCAGCAAAGAATAATAATTTTCCGCTGCAATGCAAGGTTGAAAAACTATGA
- a CDS encoding energy-coupling factor transporter transmembrane component T family protein, whose amino-acid sequence MESLKKAPHITLYILFFFLFYLSSVKHIEVLIAWVFIVISVILIFSPERIKNLKSILGVLPFVIMVLLPFVIRGFYNVPIEQRYFSAKLILRLMCAMMTISFISSKYSYLYLVEGVMKLGLPNFLNQIISLTFRYFFMVRTDLDKTAKAMSARCFDNARTFSKVSTYGEMIGGFFLKAADHGDKVYNAMRARGFTSETKFKPEKIASPFYISLLVFFVLLFISLTLIERFMEIPWLF is encoded by the coding sequence ATGGAAAGCTTAAAAAAAGCGCCTCACATAACTTTATATATTCTTTTCTTTTTTTTGTTCTATCTTTCGAGCGTTAAGCACATAGAAGTTTTGATAGCCTGGGTTTTTATAGTTATTTCCGTGATTTTGATTTTTTCGCCTGAAAGGATTAAAAACCTCAAATCGATTCTGGGTGTTTTACCCTTTGTGATAATGGTCCTGCTTCCCTTTGTAATAAGGGGCTTTTACAATGTTCCGATAGAACAAAGATATTTTTCTGCAAAGCTCATCTTGCGGCTGATGTGTGCGATGATGACGATTTCCTTTATTTCTTCAAAATATTCTTACCTTTACTTGGTCGAAGGCGTTATGAAGCTCGGCCTTCCCAATTTTTTAAATCAAATTATTTCCCTTACCTTTAGATACTTTTTTATGGTAAGAACGGATCTGGACAAGACTGCAAAGGCTATGAGTGCCCGCTGTTTTGACAATGCCCGCACCTTTTCAAAGGTTTCAACCTACGGCGAAATGATAGGCGGCTTTTTTTTAAAGGCGGCGGATCACGGCGACAAGGTTTATAATGCGATGAGGGCACGGGGCTTTACCTCCGAAACCAAATTTAAACCCGAAAAAATTGCCTCGCCCTTTTACATAAGCCTTCTTGTCTTCTTCGTTTTGCTTTTTATAAGCCTCACACTAATAGAAAGATTTATGGAGATTCCATGGCTGTTTTAA
- the clpA gene encoding ATP-dependent Clp protease ATP-binding subunit ClpA has protein sequence MNFTVSLTVRRIFQDAVEDAKKRNHEFVTPEHLLWAIMFNPKALELFTLSGSDLGYIHDNLNTYLENKIPVRTQNNQAEPIQTVGLQNVFERAILNCNAAEKPVIGINDIIVSLMDEEKNHCSFFMKQSGIDRLRLLQLVSSPDFYDDGKNKSAYEEAEDVREAQGLKEDSAHHNSEEKNTDKNKAQKTYLERFTVNLTEKARNGRLSPIIGREEEIERTIQILCRKQKNNPIHVGGAGVGKTAITEGLAQRITANKVPSFLKNANIYSLSLSDLLAGAKFRGDFEERLKRIVSEISREKNAILFIDEIHTIVNANSGGGGIEAPDLLKPILANGKVRCIGATTFEEYNKHFTKDAALARRFQKIDIEEPNEEEALKILKGLRESYENFHKVHYSDEVLESAVHLSALHIRDRFLPDKAIDLIDEAGALIKIRADKEKNENEADEKDLEERALPEVSLSDIDKIVAKTAKIPEQRVSVNETEKLRHFEEILSKKIFGQDTAIEGVTKAVKRSRAGFRSKDKPVANFLFVGPTGVGKTELAKTLAEELGIPLLRFDMSEYQEKHTVSRLIGSPPGYVGFEEGGLLTSAVQKSPNAVLLLDEIEKAHSDIYNILLQIMDYATLTDNQGRKAAFNNIILIMTSNAGSSNIGKPLIGFGGERISESAVDEAVEKTFTPEFRNRLDAIIKFGPLTMQVMSLIIKKEVEKIRSQLAEKEISLELEEDVIPLLAEKGYSEEFGARNAARLVEDEFVTPLTDMILFGETKKGSSVKCRIGDKLKKPYLVLNIK, from the coding sequence ATGAATTTTACGGTAAGTCTAACTGTCAGACGCATTTTCCAAGATGCTGTTGAAGACGCAAAAAAAAGAAATCATGAATTCGTTACTCCGGAACACCTCTTGTGGGCTATTATGTTCAATCCTAAGGCCTTGGAGCTTTTTACCCTTTCAGGTTCGGATCTGGGTTACATCCATGATAACCTAAACACTTACCTTGAAAATAAGATTCCGGTAAGGACACAAAACAATCAGGCAGAACCGATTCAAACAGTAGGCCTGCAAAATGTTTTTGAAAGAGCGATTTTAAACTGTAATGCTGCAGAAAAGCCTGTTATCGGGATTAACGACATAATAGTAAGCCTTATGGATGAAGAAAAAAATCATTGTTCTTTTTTTATGAAGCAAAGCGGAATAGACCGCCTAAGGCTCCTCCAACTGGTCAGCAGCCCCGATTTCTATGATGACGGCAAAAATAAAAGTGCCTATGAAGAAGCCGAAGATGTTCGGGAAGCTCAAGGCTTAAAAGAAGACTCTGCCCACCATAATTCCGAAGAAAAAAACACGGATAAAAATAAGGCACAAAAAACTTATCTTGAAAGGTTTACGGTAAATTTAACCGAAAAAGCCCGCAATGGCCGGCTTTCTCCCATCATCGGAAGGGAAGAAGAAATAGAAAGAACTATTCAGATTTTATGCCGCAAACAAAAAAACAATCCCATTCATGTGGGAGGAGCCGGAGTCGGAAAAACAGCTATCACCGAGGGGCTTGCCCAAAGAATTACGGCAAACAAGGTTCCCAGCTTTTTAAAAAACGCAAATATCTACAGCTTAAGCCTATCGGACCTGCTGGCCGGAGCAAAATTTAGAGGAGATTTTGAAGAAAGGCTTAAACGGATTGTATCCGAAATTTCAAGAGAAAAAAATGCTATTCTTTTTATAGATGAAATCCACACCATTGTAAATGCAAACTCGGGCGGAGGCGGAATTGAAGCACCGGATCTTTTAAAACCGATTTTGGCGAATGGAAAGGTTCGCTGTATCGGAGCTACAACCTTTGAAGAATACAATAAGCATTTTACAAAGGATGCAGCCCTTGCAAGGCGTTTTCAAAAAATAGATATTGAAGAGCCGAATGAAGAAGAAGCCCTTAAGATCTTAAAAGGCCTTCGCGAAAGTTACGAGAATTTTCATAAGGTTCACTACAGCGATGAGGTTTTGGAGTCGGCAGTCCATCTTTCGGCCCTTCATATCAGGGACAGGTTTTTGCCCGACAAGGCCATAGACCTTATAGACGAGGCCGGAGCCCTGATTAAGATAAGAGCCGATAAAGAAAAGAACGAAAATGAAGCTGATGAAAAAGACCTTGAAGAAAGAGCTTTGCCGGAGGTAAGCCTTTCCGACATAGATAAGATAGTTGCAAAAACGGCCAAGATTCCGGAACAAAGGGTTTCGGTAAACGAGACGGAAAAACTGCGGCACTTTGAAGAAATCCTTTCAAAAAAAATCTTCGGCCAAGATACCGCCATCGAGGGTGTTACCAAGGCTGTAAAACGTTCCCGAGCCGGTTTCCGCTCTAAGGATAAGCCGGTTGCAAACTTTTTGTTTGTCGGCCCCACGGGTGTGGGGAAAACCGAGCTTGCTAAGACCCTTGCAGAAGAGCTGGGCATCCCCCTCCTCCGTTTCGATATGAGCGAATATCAGGAGAAGCACACGGTAAGCCGCCTCATAGGCTCTCCCCCCGGTTATGTAGGTTTTGAAGAAGGCGGGCTTTTAACCTCTGCCGTGCAAAAAAGCCCTAATGCAGTTCTTCTTTTGGACGAGATAGAAAAAGCTCATTCCGACATCTATAATATTCTCTTACAGATTATGGACTATGCTACCCTTACCGATAATCAGGGCAGAAAGGCGGCCTTTAACAATATAATTCTTATTATGACAAGCAATGCAGGCTCTTCCAATATAGGAAAGCCCTTAATCGGTTTCGGAGGAGAGCGTATTTCGGAATCGGCTGTCGATGAGGCTGTTGAAAAGACATTTACTCCCGAATTCAGAAACCGTCTCGATGCAATCATAAAATTCGGCCCCCTTACGATGCAGGTTATGAGCCTCATCATCAAAAAGGAAGTAGAAAAAATACGCTCCCAGCTCGCAGAAAAAGAAATTTCTCTTGAGCTTGAAGAAGATGTTATTCCTCTTTTAGCCGAAAAAGGATATTCGGAAGAATTCGGAGCACGCAATGCGGCCCGCCTTGTCGAGGACGAATTTGTAACTCCATTAACGGATATGATCCTTTTCGGGGAAACAAAGAAGGGCAGCTCAGTAAAATGCCGAATCGGGGATAAACTTAAAAAACCCTATTTGGTATTGAACATAAAATAA
- the aat gene encoding leucyl/phenylalanyl-tRNA--protein transferase: MQTDFSSLSLLSSTEKKILLKRSQKDFPWLESEDFFDFNKALGEEDYIQTSQDDEVISGGNLSPGMILSAYKHSFFPWFSEEDPIIWFSPSLRFVIDKASFHIPSRLKREIKKTDFRISLNEAFDEVIENCALIKREGQKGTWITDDMLQAYRLLHKLGFAHSVEAWKGGELAGGFYGLYINEVFIGESMFSKVSGASKTAFALFAQDFFENKKGILIDAQIPSENIKRFGGFKIPRNRYLGILG, encoded by the coding sequence ATGCAGACCGATTTTTCTTCATTATCGCTTTTAAGTTCTACGGAAAAAAAGATACTCTTAAAAAGAAGTCAAAAGGATTTTCCTTGGCTTGAGAGCGAGGATTTTTTTGATTTTAATAAGGCCTTGGGAGAAGAAGATTATATTCAAACATCCCAAGATGATGAAGTCATATCGGGAGGGAACCTTTCGCCGGGCATGATTCTTTCGGCCTATAAACATTCTTTTTTTCCTTGGTTTTCCGAAGAAGACCCGATAATCTGGTTTTCTCCCTCTTTACGGTTTGTAATCGACAAGGCTTCTTTTCATATTCCGTCCCGTTTAAAAAGAGAGATAAAAAAGACGGATTTTAGGATAAGCCTAAATGAAGCCTTTGATGAAGTTATAGAAAACTGTGCCCTAATCAAACGAGAGGGGCAAAAAGGAACTTGGATAACGGATGACATGCTTCAAGCTTACAGGCTTCTTCATAAGCTGGGCTTTGCTCACTCTGTAGAAGCATGGAAAGGCGGCGAATTGGCCGGAGGCTTTTACGGACTTTATATAAACGAGGTCTTTATAGGCGAATCCATGTTCAGCAAGGTAAGCGGAGCTTCCAAAACAGCCTTTGCCCTCTTTGCCCAAGACTTCTTTGAAAACAAGAAGGGCATTTTAATAGATGCCCAAATTCCTTCCGAAAACATAAAACGCTTCGGTGGCTTTAAAATACCGCGAAATCGGTATCTCGGGATTTTAGGTTGA
- a CDS encoding type II toxin-antitoxin system PemK/MazF family toxin codes for MTRGDIYMMDFGMPFGSEPGFIRPVIIIQSDKENLNRLNTKLVIPLTSNTLLSDHLGNVFISKDESKLPKDSVALIHQTMVVDKKRLLHFVGKINQLVLDKIETAIDYVTKK; via the coding sequence ATGACACGTGGTGATATTTATATGATGGATTTCGGTATGCCGTTTGGGAGTGAACCCGGTTTTATAAGACCTGTAATTATTATCCAATCAGATAAAGAAAATCTAAATCGTTTAAATACCAAACTTGTTATTCCTCTTACATCAAATACTTTGTTATCCGATCATCTTGGGAATGTATTTATTTCTAAAGATGAATCAAAACTTCCAAAAGATTCTGTAGCATTAATTCACCAAACAATGGTAGTTGATAAAAAAAGATTATTACATTTTGTAGGAAAAATAAATCAATTAGTGTTAGATAAAATAGAAACGGCAATAGACTATGTAACTAAAAAATAA
- a CDS encoding CbiM family transporter, giving the protein MHISDGGLSTAVCAVGYAASAVGIAFAVKGTKEEDIPKISLMAGTFFAISLIMIPIPPSSVHPLMCGLIGIIVGRRAPLAFFPALLLQALLFQHGGITTLGANTLMLSISSILSAIIFYNWKSDNVLLKGMVVGALSVIFVVLVLSVLLMTGGSFAKETFIAIFVSHSVVMAVEAVITGFAVKLMMKARPDWFKRNL; this is encoded by the coding sequence ATGCATATATCCGATGGAGGATTATCGACGGCTGTTTGTGCCGTAGGTTATGCGGCAAGTGCGGTAGGAATTGCCTTTGCCGTCAAAGGAACAAAAGAAGAGGATATCCCGAAAATAAGTCTTATGGCGGGAACTTTTTTTGCTATTTCGTTGATTATGATTCCGATACCGCCGAGCTCGGTTCATCCGCTCATGTGCGGACTGATAGGAATTATTGTCGGGCGTAGGGCTCCCCTTGCATTTTTTCCCGCACTGCTGCTGCAAGCCCTTTTGTTCCAGCACGGCGGGATTACAACCCTCGGAGCCAACACCCTGATGCTTTCTATTTCTTCAATATTATCGGCAATTATTTTTTATAATTGGAAAAGCGATAATGTGCTTTTAAAGGGAATGGTTGTAGGAGCCTTGTCTGTTATCTTTGTTGTTTTGGTTTTATCGGTTCTTCTTATGACGGGCGGAAGTTTTGCAAAAGAAACATTTATAGCTATCTTTGTTTCTCATTCCGTAGTTATGGCGGTCGAGGCTGTAATTACCGGCTTTGCCGTCAAGCTCATGATGAAGGCGAGGCCCGATTGGTTTAAACGGAATTTATAG
- a CDS encoding MFS transporter produces MQIQKRTEKRNLFLIYFGTITSLIGDEIGSVAISIWVALQTDNPINFALVYSAAKFSRIVFSLFSGSIVDSFNKKKILYLSDSAQFVLNIFILFLILLNLDFKLKVFLFCLISVLQGFCLSIFKPSSRAILPEIINKENLKKANSVLEMSKSLISMLAVIFAAGLVMLLGCEVCILINAITFFISALSEIFIRYDFKKKDEQKKAESKLKKIFDGYRYVLSEKELLRFALLASCLNFFCTPIFSNILTYQFKTVFMFNWQSAFSVINKFLKDEKSFLTLLSTIVFFGLGIGNILGSLASRKVSGKNIKFFALVLPAFSFLILGFYFWFLKENNFLFNVILLGSIISSSALLAGFSMGVFNVYVTSLYQKKVQPEFSGRFFAFNTVLIQISSPIGMLIGSSIAAIGIFYPVFLFAGGILFFSYIVYCRFYFI; encoded by the coding sequence ATGCAAATTCAAAAAAGAACGGAAAAGCGTAATTTATTTTTAATTTATTTCGGTACAATAACTTCGTTGATAGGCGATGAAATAGGAAGCGTAGCTATTTCTATCTGGGTCGCCCTTCAAACAGATAATCCTATAAATTTTGCCCTTGTTTATTCTGCAGCCAAATTTTCAAGAATTGTTTTTTCTCTTTTTTCGGGTTCAATCGTAGACAGCTTTAACAAAAAGAAGATTTTATACTTAAGCGATTCGGCCCAGTTTGTTTTAAATATTTTTATTCTATTTTTGATTCTTTTAAATTTGGATTTTAAGTTAAAGGTATTTTTGTTTTGCCTTATAAGTGTTTTGCAAGGTTTTTGCCTGTCCATCTTTAAACCTTCAAGCAGAGCAATTTTGCCCGAAATAATAAATAAAGAAAATTTAAAAAAAGCCAATTCGGTTTTGGAAATGAGTAAGAGCTTAATTTCAATGCTGGCAGTCATCTTTGCGGCAGGGCTTGTGATGCTCTTAGGCTGTGAGGTCTGTATTTTAATAAATGCCATAACTTTTTTTATATCCGCCCTATCCGAAATTTTTATCCGTTACGATTTTAAAAAGAAGGATGAGCAAAAAAAAGCGGAGTCAAAGTTAAAAAAAATCTTTGACGGGTACCGCTATGTTTTAAGCGAAAAAGAACTTTTAAGATTTGCATTATTGGCTTCATGCTTAAACTTTTTTTGTACACCTATTTTTTCTAACATACTGACCTATCAGTTTAAGACGGTTTTTATGTTTAATTGGCAGTCGGCTTTTTCTGTAATAAATAAATTTTTAAAAGATGAAAAATCTTTTTTAACTCTTCTTTCAACAATTGTTTTTTTCGGTTTAGGAATAGGAAATATACTGGGCAGCCTTGCTTCTCGAAAAGTTTCCGGTAAAAATATAAAATTTTTTGCTTTGGTTTTGCCGGCCTTTTCTTTTTTGATTTTAGGTTTTTACTTTTGGTTTTTAAAAGAAAACAACTTTTTATTTAATGTAATCTTACTCGGCAGTATTATCAGCTCATCCGCCCTGCTTGCAGGTTTCAGTATGGGCGTTTTTAATGTCTATGTAACAAGCCTTTACCAAAAAAAAGTGCAACCCGAATTCTCAGGAAGATTTTTTGCCTTTAATACCGTGCTGATTCAAATATCTTCTCCGATAGGAATGCTTATCGGCAGCAGTATCGCTGCAATAGGCATTTTTTATCCCGTCTTTCTTTTCGCCGGCGGCATTTTATTTTTTAGTTACATAGTCTATTGCCGTTTCTATTTTATCTAA
- a CDS encoding DUF4912 domain-containing protein translates to MNLSKSYLQSVSTDELLQIADDCGVFVTKGLCRNVIIEELLEIEEDSNVSDNKFLKIGNEDLFLDDEMDDEGNAGLAFSYNKTEIHVLIRDPMWAFAFWDFYKPEFVNLVNDPDFDSFFLRVLLFSENNLAESYDYFDIDITDTDRSRYFYLSFNDSVTRVELCSRKIEGEISVLAKSNLIRLKRENIPNNLCVLDNDVSSPVYLSGISALKKLHFKNYRQAFRVEEEPKIERL, encoded by the coding sequence GTGAATTTATCAAAAAGTTATTTACAATCCGTTTCTACGGATGAGCTTTTACAAATTGCCGATGATTGCGGTGTATTTGTGACTAAAGGGCTATGCAGAAATGTGATAATTGAAGAGCTGCTTGAAATAGAGGAAGATTCTAATGTATCTGATAACAAGTTTTTAAAAATCGGTAATGAGGATTTGTTTTTAGATGATGAAATGGATGATGAAGGGAATGCAGGCTTGGCTTTTTCCTACAACAAGACTGAAATTCATGTACTGATACGAGATCCCATGTGGGCCTTTGCTTTTTGGGATTTTTATAAGCCCGAATTTGTAAATTTAGTAAATGATCCTGATTTTGACTCTTTCTTTTTAAGGGTCCTTTTGTTTTCTGAAAATAATCTGGCCGAATCATATGATTATTTTGATATTGATATTACAGATACCGATAGAAGCAGGTATTTTTATCTTTCTTTTAATGATTCGGTAACAAGGGTAGAATTATGCTCCCGTAAGATTGAAGGAGAAATTTCGGTTTTAGCAAAGTCTAATCTTATAAGACTTAAACGGGAAAATATTCCTAATAATTTATGCGTTCTTGACAATGATGTAAGTTCGCCGGTATATCTTTCAGGAATTTCCGCATTAAAGAAGCTTCATTTTAAAAATTATCGACAGGCTTTTAGGGTAGAAGAGGAGCCGAAAATTGAAAGATTATAA
- a CDS encoding energy-coupling factor ABC transporter ATP-binding protein, with amino-acid sequence MAVLIENLSYTYPDGRNAIKNINAHFEKGKKTAVVGLNGSGKSTLLYHLNGTILPQTGRVNILGEEVSKKTLNSVRKKSGFLFDYPDHQLFLTSVYEDIGFGLKNLGMGRGEVEAAVDRILKKLNIEHLKDYSPYQLSLGQKKICAIAGVLVMEPEIIVCDEPFSGLDSKVKAAFKAILDDFSKEGKTIIFSTHDQDFCYEWADNVYVMNEGELIAGGDAVSIFNNAEVLQRAGIVMPKLARLFGHKNPAPRSVEDALNLL; translated from the coding sequence ATGGCTGTTTTAATAGAAAATTTATCCTACACTTATCCTGATGGAAGGAATGCAATCAAGAATATAAATGCTCATTTTGAAAAAGGGAAAAAAACGGCCGTAGTCGGTCTAAACGGCTCCGGAAAGTCGACCCTCCTTTATCATCTTAACGGAACAATTTTGCCTCAAACCGGAAGGGTGAATATTTTGGGTGAAGAGGTTTCTAAAAAGACCTTAAATTCCGTAAGAAAAAAATCGGGCTTCCTCTTCGATTATCCCGACCATCAGCTTTTTTTGACAAGCGTTTACGAGGACATCGGCTTCGGATTAAAGAATTTGGGTATGGGTAGGGGAGAAGTAGAAGCTGCTGTTGACCGTATCTTAAAAAAACTGAATATCGAGCACTTAAAAGATTATTCGCCCTACCAGCTTAGTTTGGGCCAAAAGAAGATTTGTGCCATAGCCGGTGTTCTTGTTATGGAACCTGAAATCATCGTATGCGATGAGCCTTTTTCGGGTCTTGACAGCAAGGTAAAAGCTGCCTTTAAAGCTATCTTGGACGATTTTTCCAAAGAAGGAAAGACGATTATTTTTTCGACCCACGATCAGGATTTTTGTTATGAGTGGGCCGATAATGTTTATGTGATGAACGAGGGAGAATTGATTGCAGGAGGAGATGCCGTGAGCATTTTTAATAATGCGGAAGTGCTGCAAAGAGCAGGTATTGTTATGCCTAAACTTGCAAGGCTTTTCGGTCATAAAAACCCTGCTCCCCGTTCTGTTGAAGATGCCCTAAATTTATTGTAA
- a CDS encoding glycoside hydrolase family 57 protein: MKDYKLIFILDAHLPYVRNEVEQGLVEEDWLFDALSYLYLPVLKMCSNLQKDDIPFKIGVVFEPALCDMLADKVLQDRYRQNVQRKIEFAKKELECFAECADTKKLIQYNLKRFNDDKRIFEDCGGNVLKQFDSLARQGYVELLATTATNSFLPFFLSMPEAIAAQIEMGQINYRKHFSAVPSGFWIPSMAYFDGLDDIIRSYGYDYTVVSSEGFLLSDKVPPAGVFSAAASKNGLKFLACDLSACNSIYDESNGFPQNKLYIDVENDVGFKQSEEYLATVFDTSKGRRAIGFRYWSKDEEETLYDIQKAHAQIRADAESYVNSRAEALRAVKETGGCEAPFSLLIISSDFFGKKWCEGIIWLEQVFSLINDNEELETMLPSVAANLSKQLYTVKPFFSSFLGAGYADELLTKENDWMYRYIIKITERMIDLVEMFPADGSLKERVLNAAAREVLLLQSIYWPLYINDPQLKEFAERRFVEHVNSFTAAYEALGADSPDAKWLSERESKYPVFKDINYRIFSRKK, encoded by the coding sequence TTGAAAGATTATAAATTAATTTTTATTTTGGATGCTCATTTACCTTATGTGCGTAATGAAGTTGAACAAGGCTTGGTGGAAGAAGATTGGCTTTTTGACGCTTTGTCTTATCTTTATTTGCCTGTTTTGAAAATGTGTTCTAACTTACAAAAAGATGATATTCCGTTTAAAATCGGTGTCGTTTTTGAACCCGCACTATGCGATATGCTTGCCGACAAGGTTTTGCAGGATAGATACCGCCAAAATGTTCAGCGCAAAATCGAGTTTGCAAAAAAAGAACTTGAATGTTTTGCAGAATGTGCAGATACAAAAAAACTTATTCAGTACAATTTAAAGCGTTTTAACGATGATAAGCGGATCTTCGAAGATTGCGGAGGAAATGTTTTAAAGCAGTTTGATTCTCTTGCCCGTCAAGGTTATGTAGAATTATTGGCAACGACTGCAACTAATTCTTTTTTGCCGTTTTTTTTGAGTATGCCGGAAGCTATTGCTGCACAGATAGAAATGGGGCAGATAAATTACCGCAAGCATTTTAGTGCCGTTCCATCAGGTTTTTGGATTCCTTCTATGGCTTATTTTGACGGTTTGGATGATATTATAAGAAGTTACGGCTATGATTATACGGTTGTTTCTTCGGAAGGTTTTTTGCTTTCGGATAAGGTTCCGCCTGCCGGGGTCTTTTCGGCAGCAGCTTCAAAAAACGGATTAAAATTTTTAGCCTGTGATCTTTCCGCGTGTAATTCTATTTATGATGAGTCCAACGGTTTTCCTCAAAATAAGCTTTATATCGACGTAGAAAATGATGTCGGTTTTAAACAATCCGAAGAATATTTAGCTACAGTATTTGATACTTCAAAGGGCAGGCGGGCAATAGGGTTTCGGTATTGGTCAAAGGATGAAGAAGAAACTCTTTATGATATACAAAAAGCTCATGCTCAAATTCGGGCAGATGCCGAATCCTATGTAAACTCGCGTGCAGAGGCTCTGAGAGCCGTTAAAGAAACGGGGGGATGTGAAGCGCCGTTTTCTCTTTTGATTATCTCATCCGATTTTTTCGGTAAAAAATGGTGTGAAGGTATTATCTGGCTTGAGCAGGTTTTTAGTTTGATAAATGATAATGAAGAGTTGGAAACTATGTTACCTTCAGTTGCAGCTAATTTGTCTAAGCAGCTTTATACCGTTAAGCCGTTTTTTTCTTCTTTTTTGGGGGCCGGTTATGCGGATGAACTTTTAACAAAAGAAAACGACTGGATGTATAGATATATCATTAAGATTACCGAGAGGATGATAGATCTTGTCGAGATGTTTCCTGCAGACGGCAGCTTAAAAGAGCGCGTTTTAAATGCTGCAGCGAGGGAAGTTCTTCTTTTACAGTCCATTTATTGGCCCCTTTATATAAATGATCCGCAGCTTAAGGAGTTTGCAGAAAGGCGTTTTGTAGAACATGTCAATTCTTTTACGGCAGCCTATGAGGCTCTTGGGGCAGATTCTCCCGATGCAAAATGGCTTTCAGAACGTGAAAGTAAGTATCCTGTTTTTAAAGATATAAATTACCGTATTTTTAGCCGTAAAAAATAA
- a CDS encoding DHH family phosphoesterase, with protein MSSNNSETKKIKPINIGRKNAVMERIFELIYNKSSFLLLGHKHADEDCFSSVVAFGLLLRKFGKTVNIFLEDNVPDNLSFFADICRYNFISFFVNDVTEVIKPDVVVILDTPKPDMIASNDDIKVFLKDKTLPKVEIDHHFAADADYSGDEDYRLTLRASSTCEIIGQMCLKLEKRPGILKKYGINELYSRNIVLAMLTGMIGDAKMGDYLFKQRDKAFYNYFSKKFNSILHEKFNEGSQNISSVNEIVNVMEKLSDEDARIYKSVMKNAFYDGRVGVIILDEKQSDALSSGIDYNQFLGVIKRATDNIAEEVHGVGISAYFDPSEISDKIQLRIRASGDVKGIDVRPILNEFGIEDGGGHPGAIGFRFPKTEIKDLPAYVEKISKKIKTLIPK; from the coding sequence ATGAGCTCTAATAATTCTGAAACAAAAAAAATAAAACCTATCAATATCGGCAGAAAAAATGCGGTAATGGAAAGGATTTTTGAACTTATATATAATAAATCATCGTTTTTGCTTTTAGGGCATAAGCACGCCGATGAGGATTGTTTCTCCTCGGTTGTTGCTTTCGGCTTATTATTGCGTAAATTCGGGAAAACCGTAAATATTTTTTTAGAAGATAATGTTCCCGATAATCTTTCTTTTTTTGCGGATATTTGCAGATACAATTTTATCTCTTTCTTTGTTAATGATGTGACTGAGGTCATAAAGCCCGATGTTGTCGTTATCTTAGATACACCTAAGCCTGATATGATAGCCTCAAATGATGATATTAAGGTTTTTTTAAAGGATAAAACGCTTCCTAAGGTTGAGATTGATCATCATTTTGCCGCGGATGCGGATTATTCGGGAGATGAGGATTATAGACTTACATTGAGGGCTTCAAGCACTTGCGAGATAATAGGGCAAATGTGTTTAAAGCTTGAAAAACGGCCTGGGATTCTTAAAAAATACGGTATAAATGAGTTATATTCCCGTAACATAGTTCTTGCTATGCTCACAGGCATGATTGGAGATGCAAAGATGGGGGACTATCTTTTTAAGCAGCGTGATAAGGCTTTTTATAATTATTTTTCAAAAAAGTTCAATTCTATTCTTCATGAGAAATTTAACGAAGGTTCTCAAAACATAAGTTCCGTCAATGAAATTGTGAATGTAATGGAAAAACTTTCAGACGAAGATGCAAGAATTTACAAGTCGGTAATGAAAAACGCATTTTATGATGGCCGTGTCGGTGTTATAATCTTAGATGAAAAACAGTCCGACGCTTTAAGTTCGGGTATTGATTATAATCAGTTTTTGGGTGTTATAAAGCGTGCTACAGATAATATAGCCGAAGAAGTTCATGGAGTGGGCATCTCGGCGTATTTTGATCCTTCGGAAATCTCCGATAAAATTCAGCTTAGAATAAGGGCTTCCGGAGATGTAAAGGGAATCGATGTAAGACCTATTTTAAACGAATTCGGTATTGAAGACGGCGGAGGCCATCCCGGTGCCATAGGCTTTAGGTTCCCCAAAACGGAAATCAAAGATCTTCCCGCCTATGTAGAGAAAATTTCTAAAAAAATTAAAACCCTTATTCCGAAATGA